The Pseudomonadota bacterium genome has a window encoding:
- a CDS encoding SMP-30/gluconolactonase/LRE family protein codes for MKQDPIDGVLAAGAELKQLQTGFTFTEGPIWHPEEHWLVFSDIAESIQYKWSEKQGLRTFRHPSNQANGNCFDREGRIISCEHASSHLVIHDHGGKRVTVLAADYEGKELNSPNDVICDSQGRIWFTDPSFGRIREDLGLLRDQELPFQGVFRLDPDGTLALVCDDFQQPNGLCLSGDETRLFVNDSWGPTIRVFDVAADGSLTGGAVWATIGGEGEGVPDGMKTDLEDRIFCNGPGGVHVLSAEGALLGRIATPEKSTNFCFGGSQGRTLFITACTSVYAIETLTSAKPMIPGR; via the coding sequence ATGAAGCAAGATCCCATCGATGGCGTCCTGGCAGCTGGAGCCGAACTCAAACAGCTCCAAACGGGCTTCACCTTTACCGAAGGTCCGATTTGGCACCCCGAAGAGCACTGGCTTGTCTTCTCCGATATCGCCGAGAGTATCCAGTATAAATGGTCGGAAAAACAAGGCCTAAGGACGTTCCGTCATCCATCCAATCAGGCTAATGGCAACTGCTTTGACCGAGAGGGCCGCATCATCAGCTGCGAACATGCGTCGTCGCACCTCGTGATCCACGATCATGGCGGCAAACGGGTGACCGTGCTTGCAGCGGACTATGAGGGCAAGGAACTCAATTCACCCAATGATGTCATCTGCGACAGTCAGGGAAGGATATGGTTCACCGACCCCAGCTTTGGCCGCATTCGCGAGGATTTGGGTCTCCTGCGCGACCAGGAACTGCCGTTTCAAGGCGTTTTCCGGCTCGATCCGGACGGTACGTTGGCGTTGGTTTGCGATGATTTCCAGCAGCCGAACGGTCTGTGCCTGTCGGGCGATGAAACCCGCCTGTTCGTCAACGACAGTTGGGGTCCGACGATCCGGGTTTTCGACGTCGCTGCCGATGGCAGTCTTACCGGCGGCGCGGTCTGGGCGACGATCGGCGGTGAGGGCGAAGGCGTGCCAGACGGCATGAAGACCGACCTTGAAGACCGTATCTTCTGCAATGGACCCGGTGGTGTCCACGTCCTGTCTGCCGAAGGAGCGCTCCTGGGTCGAATCGCGACGCCCGAAAAATCCACCAACTTCTGTTTTGGTGGCTCACAGGGACGCACATTATTCATCACGGCATGCACATCGGTCTACGCTATCGAGACATTGACGTCGGCTAAGCCAATGATTCCAGGTCGGTAA